A portion of the Rubritalea squalenifaciens DSM 18772 genome contains these proteins:
- a CDS encoding glucosaminidase domain-containing protein translates to MIIIPKTKLLNPAGGTPLTNPANAGAVHQAAAQVGEQISQIGESAFGHQVQLQRIRNDNDLANKQADLRTMLGDFDNTLPTDHDPSTWVQRREKFINNAVAKLGVDQLPPEARDKWDRWYVDYSTDSQLKTARDATVYGIQLAKRDGQLRHEKYMASGDFELARENALRMRDNGTIAPQAADEVLYAIDRGERDFEIKLAQEKNPRELKERLLKGDWEMNDLERERLLDLTNKAIASESRECGASIIDDIYSGKISSTEEIEKAAGGRMRPSDLVKLQGTLEQYQNELYNQYISSPEQQSRIIGQVSSMIADYDARNLGDDDNYVAIKTQLELVQNKHLKKQLADRLDGMIGDEEDRIKSVSDFAFDLIDKHYKTGGFGGGGKIKMDQTTAYQAINNGHFFSEDNLQAFGFSEDDIDNIMDAKIDAGAIWGSDERGTLNAKLDMFKKLWDSRENESTAGEWYDSLAEHVMSGRGLYTVFYEKEDPASRQDYDRQQEAALIAHGRMRAEMAAWLEMNPDAKSENVISKVKELRVDAESYTETATFGSSRPSREAEGEGFQKTSSVDLPKPMQGLQASFDEYGQKYGVNPVFLAAIARLETANGTSSAFRNKNNAMGVSNSKGPISFSDASASVERMARVLSDPNGPYKGATTIGQIARIYAPPGAGNDYNGTNGYWPKGVIKYMKEMGVKNPEKLKVVSR, encoded by the coding sequence ATGATCATCATACCCAAAACCAAACTACTCAACCCGGCGGGCGGTACGCCACTTACTAACCCGGCCAACGCGGGCGCAGTCCATCAGGCTGCAGCCCAGGTGGGCGAGCAGATCTCCCAGATTGGTGAGTCCGCGTTCGGGCACCAGGTACAGCTCCAGCGCATCCGCAATGACAATGACCTGGCAAATAAGCAGGCTGATCTGAGAACGATGTTAGGCGACTTTGACAATACCTTGCCGACAGACCATGACCCGTCTACCTGGGTGCAGAGGCGGGAAAAGTTCATCAATAATGCTGTGGCCAAGCTCGGGGTCGACCAGCTTCCGCCTGAGGCTCGTGACAAGTGGGACAGGTGGTATGTGGACTATTCGACCGACAGCCAGCTGAAGACCGCCAGGGATGCCACGGTGTACGGGATCCAGCTGGCCAAGAGAGACGGTCAGCTCAGGCATGAAAAGTACATGGCCAGCGGCGATTTCGAGCTTGCTCGGGAGAACGCCCTAAGGATGCGCGACAACGGTACAATCGCCCCGCAGGCTGCAGACGAAGTGCTGTATGCGATTGATAGAGGGGAAAGAGATTTCGAGATCAAGCTTGCACAGGAGAAGAATCCGCGGGAACTGAAGGAACGCTTGCTAAAGGGTGATTGGGAAATGAACGATCTTGAGCGTGAAAGGCTGCTTGATTTGACCAATAAGGCGATTGCTTCCGAGTCCCGGGAGTGTGGGGCATCGATCATTGATGATATTTATTCGGGTAAGATCAGCAGCACGGAGGAGATTGAGAAAGCGGCCGGTGGGAGGATGCGGCCTTCTGACCTAGTCAAGCTTCAGGGGACTTTGGAGCAATACCAGAATGAGTTGTACAATCAGTACATATCTTCGCCTGAGCAACAAAGCCGTATCATTGGCCAAGTGTCATCGATGATTGCTGACTATGATGCACGTAATCTAGGTGATGATGATAACTATGTAGCTATCAAGACACAGCTTGAGCTGGTGCAGAACAAGCACTTGAAAAAGCAATTGGCTGATAGGCTGGATGGGATGATTGGAGATGAAGAGGACCGGATAAAAAGCGTGTCTGACTTTGCCTTTGATCTCATCGACAAGCATTACAAGACCGGTGGCTTCGGTGGGGGTGGCAAGATCAAGATGGACCAGACGACAGCTTACCAAGCCATCAACAACGGACATTTCTTTTCTGAGGACAATCTCCAGGCATTTGGCTTTTCTGAGGATGACATCGATAACATCATGGATGCCAAAATTGATGCTGGTGCTATATGGGGAAGTGATGAGCGTGGCACGCTGAACGCCAAGCTGGACATGTTCAAGAAGCTGTGGGATTCACGCGAGAATGAGAGCACGGCTGGTGAGTGGTACGACAGTCTAGCTGAGCACGTGATGAGCGGCAGGGGGCTTTATACGGTTTTCTATGAAAAGGAGGATCCTGCTTCCCGCCAGGACTATGACCGCCAGCAAGAGGCGGCATTGATTGCACATGGGCGCATGCGTGCTGAAATGGCTGCTTGGCTTGAGATGAACCCAGACGCCAAATCGGAGAATGTGATATCTAAAGTAAAAGAGCTGAGAGTGGATGCTGAGAGCTACACCGAAACAGCAACCTTTGGCAGCTCCAGGCCTTCCCGTGAGGCAGAGGGGGAAGGCTTCCAGAAGACATCTAGCGTGGATCTCCCTAAACCTATGCAAGGTTTGCAAGCTTCCTTTGATGAATATGGCCAGAAGTATGGTGTGAACCCAGTGTTTCTGGCGGCTATCGCAAGGTTGGAAACCGCCAACGGAACTAGTTCCGCCTTCAGGAACAAGAACAATGCCATGGGCGTTTCTAACTCAAAGGGTCCTATTTCCTTCTCTGATGCGAGTGCTTCAGTTGAACGGATGGCACGTGTTCTTTCAGACCCTAACGGCCCATACAAGGGAGCAACCACCATCGGACAGATTGCACGCATCTACGCCCCTCCTGGAGCTGGCAACGACTATAACGGGACCAACGGCTATTGGCCTAAAGGTGTAATCAAGTACATGAAAGAAATGGGAGTGAAGAACCCTGAGAAACTTAAAGTAGTATCCCGATAA